Within Pseudomonas tructae, the genomic segment AGAGAGGACGGTGGGTTTCTGGCGCATGGGGCGGCTCCTGGGCGTGAACGGGTTACTATACCGTGGCTTGCCCGGCCGCTGCCTCCTGACTGTTCGAGAATTTCATATGCCCGTTTTAGCCTGGTCCACCATCGATACCGTCCTGCTGGACATGGACGGCACCCTGCTCGACCTGCACTTCGATAATCACTTCTGGCTTGAGCAGTTGCCACAGCGCTACGCCGAGCTGCACGGCATCAGCCGGGCCATGGCCGAGCTCGAACTGCAACCGCTGTTCGAACAGCACGCCGGCTCCCTGAACTGGTACTGCCTGGATTTCTGGAGCCGCGAGCTGAACATTCCGGTGCGCGAGCTGAAGCTGGAAACCGCCCACCTGATTGCCCTGCGACCGGATGCCGACACCTTCCTGCAGGCGATCAAACAGGCCGGCAAGCGGGTGATCCTGATCACCAATGCCCATCGCGATTCGCTGTCATTGAAACTGGAGCGGGTCGAACTGGCACCTTACTTCGAGCGCCTGATCAGCTCCCATGACTACGGCTATCCCAAGGAGAACCCGCAGTTCTGGAGCGCCCTGCAGGCCGATATCGGCTTCAGCCCGCAACGCAGTCTGTTTATCGACGACACCTTGTCGATCCTGCGCAGTGCCCGCGACTTCGGCGTGGCGCACCTGCTTGCGGTACGCCAGCCGGACAGCCGCCAAGGGCCGCGTGACACCGAAGAGTTCGCCGCAGTGGAAGACTACCGGGCGTTGCTCAAAGGGTTGTGATCAATCGGGGATGCGCAGGCTCTGGCCCGGATAGATTTTGTCCGGGTGGCTGAGCAGCGGCTTGTTGGCTTCAAAAATCTTGTTGTACTGGTTGGCATTGCCATACACGGCCAGCGAAATGGCGCTGAGGGTGTCACCCTTCTTCACCACGACAAAACGCGCCGCCGCGACAACCGGGCCGGTGACGGTGATCTGGTCATCCACCGACGCAACACCGGCAATGTTGCCGACCGCCAAAAGGATCTTCTCTTTCTCTTCCTGGCTGCCGACTTCACCCGTCAGGATCACCTTGTCGCCTTCGACGGTGGCCTGAACATTCGGGTTACCCAGCCCGACCTTGGCCACGTGCTCCTTCAGTTGCTCGCTGGCATTGGCATTACCCGGGGTCAACAGGTCGATAAGTTTCTCGCCTGCTTCTTTGACGAAACTGAAAATGCTCATACCGCTCTCCTTGGTGATGAATCTCGGAGCCTGGAGTCTAGGACAGGTTAGAATGCTTCGCCTGCTTTGCGCCATGGAGCGACGATGGACATCAAACAACTCAAATTCCTCATCGCCCTGGATGAAACCCGCCACTTCGGCCAGGCCGCTGCCCGCTGCCACGTGACCCAGCCGACCCTGTCGATGCGCCTGCGCAACCTTGAACAGGAACTGGAGCTGGCCCTGGTCAACCGGGGCCAGCGCTTCGAGGGTTTTACCGCCCAGGGCGAACGGGTACTGGCCTGGGCCCGCTCAGTGATTGCCGCCTACGATGGCCTGAACGCCGAAGCTGCCGCCTGCCGCGGGCATCTGGTCGGCACCTTGCGCCTGGGTGTGGTGCCATTGTCGAGCTTCGATCCGCTGCCGCTGTTGCGGCGCATGCACCAGTTGCACCCGGAACTGCGCTTCGAACTCAGCGCCCTGAGCTCCGAACAGATCCTCGAACAGTTGACCAGCAACCAGCTGGACCTGGGCGTGTCGTACCTCGATCGCCTCGACCATGAGCGCTTCCAGTCACTGCCGCTGGGGGAGACGCGCATGGGGCTTTTATATGATCCAGATCATTTCCGCTTCGACGCCCAGCCCCTAAGCTGGCAACAACTGAGCGAACTGCCGCTGGGATTGCTGACCGCCGGCATGCATTTTCGCCAGTCGATCGACCACAATTTCCACAGCCGTGGCCTGAGCCCACAGCTGCTGCTGCAGACCGACGCCGTCCATCAGTTGGCCCAGGCCGTCAGGGGTGGCCTGTGCTGTGCAATCATGCCGTTGGCCGCCGGCCTGGAAGTGCTCACCGAACGGCTGCGCCTGCAACCGATCGAACAGGCTTGCACCCTGGCGCCGCTGGGCCTGATCATGCGCCGCACGGCGCCACGCTCGGCCCTGGCCGAGGTGTGTTTGACTCAATATCAAGCGCTGCAAAGCGAGGCTTGATCGACGCCGTCTATCAAGGCATCAGCATTAGCGATTAGACGATACCCGAGCGCAAGCCTAGGCTTAAAGCTGAACAGCCGCCGGTACCTCTGCTGATGAGCACTAAACCCCCGGCCTGTGCGGCGTCCACCCCGCTTGTGACTGCGCCCGCGGCCAGCAATACCTATGACTACTGCCACCTTGACGACGAGCACCCGGCGCACACCGCACTGGCCGAAGAAGTCGCCCTGGCGATCGCCTACAACGGCATCAGCCAGGCGGTAATGCTGGTCAGCCCCACTGACCTGGAAGACTTCATCGTCGGCTTCAGCATTGGCAGCGGCATCATTGCTTCGGCCAACGAAATCTACGACGTCAAGTTCACCCACTACGGCGCGGCGATGCATGCCGACGTCGAGATCGCCAACCGCGCCTTCTGGAACCTCAAGACCCAACGCCGGCAACTGGCCGGCACCAGCGGATGCGGCTTGTGCGGGGTAGAAGCAGTGGAACAGGCATTGCCCGACCTTGCCGTGCTGCCGGGTGCGCCATTGCCGCCAGCGCACTGGCTGGCCGGCCTGCGCCAGCGCATGGAGGCGTTCCAGCCCCTGGGCCAGCACTGCGGCGCGGTGCACGCGGCACTGTTCATGAACCATCAGGGTGAGATTCTGCTGGGCCGCGAAGACATCGGCCGGCACAACGCCCTCGATAAACTGATCGGTGCCCTGGTGCGCCAGCACATCAGCCTCGACGGCGGCCTGGCCATTGTCACCAGCCGCTGCAGCCTGGAATTGATCCAGAAAGTTTTGCGCGCCGGCATCCAGACCCTGGTCAGCCTGTCCTCGCCCACCGGCCTTGCCCTGCAGTGGGCGCGGCGGCACAACCTCAACCTTATTCACCTGCCCAAACACAGCGCGCCACGGGTGTTCAGCCCCGTGCGGGAGAACAGAACGTGAGCCTGCATCACCAAGCCGATCAGAAGCCTGTACCTCGCTATAAGCCCTACAGCGGCGCCGCCGGTGGTTGGGGCGCCTTGCGCAGTGTCGCCCAGGCCTGGATCGGCAGCGATAACGCCCTGAAGAACATCCGCGCCCTGCTCAAGACCAACCAGAACGGCGGTTTCGACTGCCCGGGCTGCGCCTGGGGCGACTCGCCGGAAAGCGGCATGGTCAAGTTCTGCGAGAACGGCGCCAAGGCGGTGAACTGGGAGGCAACCAAGCGCCGGGTAGACGCCGCGTTCTTCGCACGCCACAGCGTAACCTCGCTGCTGGCCCAGAGCGATTACTGGCTCGAATACCAGGGCCGGCTGACCGAGCCAATGATCTACGACGCCAGTAGCGACCGCTACAAGCCGATCGACTGGGACGGCGCCTTCGCCCTGATCGCCGCCCACCTGCAGCAACTGGAAAGCCCCGACCAGGCCGAGTTCTATACCTCCGGCCGGGCCAGCAACGAAGCGGCCTATCTGTATCAACTGTTCGTGCGCGCTTACGGCACCAACAACTTCCCCGACTGCTC encodes:
- a CDS encoding LysR family transcriptional regulator, producing the protein MDIKQLKFLIALDETRHFGQAAARCHVTQPTLSMRLRNLEQELELALVNRGQRFEGFTAQGERVLAWARSVIAAYDGLNAEAAACRGHLVGTLRLGVVPLSSFDPLPLLRRMHQLHPELRFELSALSSEQILEQLTSNQLDLGVSYLDRLDHERFQSLPLGETRMGLLYDPDHFRFDAQPLSWQQLSELPLGLLTAGMHFRQSIDHNFHSRGLSPQLLLQTDAVHQLAQAVRGGLCCAIMPLAAGLEVLTERLRLQPIEQACTLAPLGLIMRRTAPRSALAEVCLTQYQALQSEA
- the yrfG gene encoding GMP/IMP nucleotidase → MPVLAWSTIDTVLLDMDGTLLDLHFDNHFWLEQLPQRYAELHGISRAMAELELQPLFEQHAGSLNWYCLDFWSRELNIPVRELKLETAHLIALRPDADTFLQAIKQAGKRVILITNAHRDSLSLKLERVELAPYFERLISSHDYGYPKENPQFWSALQADIGFSPQRSLFIDDTLSILRSARDFGVAHLLAVRQPDSRQGPRDTEEFAAVEDYRALLKGL
- the lysM gene encoding peptidoglycan-binding protein LysM, which encodes MSIFSFVKEAGEKLIDLLTPGNANASEQLKEHVAKVGLGNPNVQATVEGDKVILTGEVGSQEEKEKILLAVGNIAGVASVDDQITVTGPVVAAARFVVVKKGDTLSAISLAVYGNANQYNKIFEANKPLLSHPDKIYPGQSLRIPD
- the fdhD gene encoding formate dehydrogenase accessory sulfurtransferase FdhD, with protein sequence MSTKPPACAASTPLVTAPAASNTYDYCHLDDEHPAHTALAEEVALAIAYNGISQAVMLVSPTDLEDFIVGFSIGSGIIASANEIYDVKFTHYGAAMHADVEIANRAFWNLKTQRRQLAGTSGCGLCGVEAVEQALPDLAVLPGAPLPPAHWLAGLRQRMEAFQPLGQHCGAVHAALFMNHQGEILLGREDIGRHNALDKLIGALVRQHISLDGGLAIVTSRCSLELIQKVLRAGIQTLVSLSSPTGLALQWARRHNLNLIHLPKHSAPRVFSPVRENRT